The genome window tggtgtggtgaaatttgtcctctgcatttgacccatcaccgttgatcaccccctgggaggtgaggggagcagtgagcagcagcggtggccgcgcccgggaatcatttttggtgatttaacccccaattccaacccttgatgctgagtgccgagcagggaggtaatggctcccatttttatagtccttggtataactcggccggggtttgaactcacgacccaccGATCagggcacccctgctttaaactacatgcagtttattgttgtttatgtttttttttttacaaaattcatTTCGTGACGCGACGCCACGAGAAGTGGACGCACTATTTTAAACGCGTTTACTGAGGAGTTTACTGGAAGCTGCTTACCACTCTGACTTCATTGGATAAATGTGCAATAAAGAAGGCAGCACGCAGGTGCAACGAAGGTCAATAACATGAAATAACAACTATTTACTTTATCAAGTGAGATCAGTCGTTCAAGTGGTTCAAACCGCGGCAAAAGCGGCCAGTTTTAACCGAGGCGAACATTGCAAGTGTGAATGCAGCCCtaaagtgaataataataataataataataataacaataataataataataataataaaaacaataataataatgatgatgatgatgatgatgatgatgatgatgatgataataataataatgataatattaataatgataataataatggtcatgatgataataataatgataatattgttaatattaataatgataatattaatagtaataataataataataataataataataataataagtgtgaaCGCAGTCttaaattgaataataataataataatgatgatggtgataataataatgataatattaataatgataataaaataataataatgatgatgataataataatgataatattgataagtgtgaacgcagccttaaatttaataataataataataataataatgatgatgataataataataatgataataatgataatattaataatgataataataataataataatgatgatgataataataatgataatattgataatgataataataataataatgataataataatgataataataatacaactaatgataataatgatactaatgataataataataatgaaaataatgataatattaataatgataataatcatgataataataataatattaataatgataataataataataatgatgatgataataataatgataatattgataatattaataatgataataataataataataatgatgatgataataataataatggtaataatgataatattaataatgataataataatgataatattgataatgataataataataataatgataatgataataataatgataataataatacaactaatgataataatgatactaatgataataataataatgataataatgataatattaataatgataataataataataataataataataatattaataattataataataataataatgatgatgataataataatgataatattgataatattaataatgataataataataataataataataataataataaaattaataatgataataatagttataataataataataataataacaataataatttaccggtcgatctacgttcccatcctcacctatggtcatgagctttgggttatgaccgaaaggacaagatcacgggtacaagcggccgaaatgagtttcctccgccgggtggcgggtctctccctttgagatagggtgagaagatctgccatccgggaggagctcaaagtaaagccgctgctcctccacatggagaggagccagatgaggtggttcgggcatctggtcaggatgccacccgaacgcctccctagggaggtgtttagggcacgtccgaccggcaggaggccacggggaagacccaggacacattgggaagactatgtctcccggctggcctgggaacgcctcgggatcccccgggaagagctggacgaaatggctggggagagggaagtctgggtttccctgcttaggctgctgcccccgcgacccgacctcggataagcggaagaagatggatggatggataataataatgataatgataatcataataataatacaactaatgatgataatgataataataattataataatgataatattaataataataatgatgatgataataacaatgataatattaataatgataataataatacaaataataatgataatgttaaTAAAAGCAAAAGCGGCCAGTTTGAACCAAAGTGAACATTGCAAGTGTGAACGCAGCCttaaatttaataataataataaaactaatgataataatgataatgatgataataataataataataaaacatttaaggaTAAACATGGCAATACGTATGAGTCAGCTGTGTGTTTACCATCTAAACAGGGCACTTGagtttgtgcttttattttgaaatgctaacTATTCCAGCCCGTTGAGAATGTGTTTGCGACAGTAGGCGACATTCAGGTTAGTCGAGAGCACTTGTTGAGCGAGCGTAGGAAGCCAGCAGATGacaaccacaacacaattcacatttttttacactcctAAAACGTAAGAAAAGTCGCGAAGAAGAAACATCCGCACGGGAATTTTGGCTCCGCCGTGTTTTTttctgcgtgcgtgtgtgtgtgtgtgtgtgtgtgtgtgtgtgtgtatgtgtgtatcccTGCACGTTCTTTGAGCCGAGCGTAAGACAACACTTGAACATGTGCTACAGCCGTCCCGCTATAAATGCTTGAtcctggggggttgggggggagggggaggagccacAGTGAAATAAAGGCATTTATCGGTGACCCAATAAGGGCGTGTCATCCGTACGCTAAATCTCTGCCTGCGTATCGTCTCCGCGTTTGCTTCCGACAAGGCGTCCGAAAAAAGCGACGAAATAGAGAGTTTCCCCGCGTCCGACGGGGGACTTCAGAAGTCCACGTCCCAACCGGAGTTGTCGTCGGGGGGAGGGTCCTCGTTGTCCTCCGGGAAGCTGTCGAAGTTACTCGTGTCCACCGCCGACGTGACCTGACGagtaaaagacaaaataaataccaataaagtaaataatgtacatcagtggtccccaaaaaaaaaaaaaaaaaaaaaaaaaaaaaatgtttttttttttattttattttttttaattcaaatcaacataaaaacactatatatacatattgtgtatgtgtatgtcaatatagatcaatgcagtctgcaggtgtacagtccgtaagcacacatgattgtatttctttatgaaaaaaaaaaaatgaaaaaaaaaaaaaaaaaatcccccccaactcccccccccccgcccccggtccgtgggacaaattggggaccactgatgtacatAATTCAGGTTGAAACGGGAtgcatggcgacttgtccagggtgtaccccgccgctgagataggctccagcaacccccccccccccgaaagggacaagcagtagtaaatggatggatggcatactTACATTGGGGATGATAGGAGGCGTCAATGTCCCCTTCTTTAAGCCCTCCCAGTTAAAGCCCTCAAACCACCTACATGGGAAATAAAGCATTTGGAGGTTTACAACAGAAtataattttattgtcattattacagtgaacaggttcaaagaacaacgaaattggagcagatcctctaaggcagtggtctccaaccaccgcggaccgattggtaccgggccgcacaagaaatttaaaaaataaaaaaaatatatatatatatttttttttttaaaatgaaatcaacataaaaaacacaatatatacattatatatcaatatagatcaatacagtctgcagggatacagtccgtaagcacacatgattgtatttatttatgtaaaaaaaataaataaataaaaaaattttttgggacaaattttcaagcgttgaccggtccgcaactacaaaaaggttggggaccactggtctaaggtGCATatacaataatttagtaatataaatagtaaaaaagagaTAAAAgagaagatatgtatctatatatatgtatatatccacacacatgcacatatccatacatatgcatatatatatacatatacacatataacattattaaAAGGGTTGCATGTCCATTTCATTCAAATTTACAAGTATTtagatttccccaaaaaatattttctgtATTAAAGTTGTAGCCAAAACTTgtcaaaattatattttttccagaaataaaggtttattttcttttttttatattaacTATTTGATTTTTTGTAATCTGAAAATGTCTTTTCAGATTGTTTATTTTTTCGTCTAACATTTAACCATATGTATTTTCactttattttggtttatttaaaaagtgatcaacatattttattttccagtctcgctttttttttttaaaaacttgtttTTCTTTGTGTCATTTCCCCCAAAAGTTGTTTAATACAAACACAattataattgccttttattctTTTAAATTACATTGTTTGcattgtgttcatattttttcttatttatgttttgaaaattgtgtcaaaattatatacatttccaCATTTGTGTTCAAATGGAATGTATTTcttgtttaacttttttttattcttcTCAAAGTTAAGGAAAACTATTTATTTTCTAATCCAATATTATTTTctaattgtatgtatttatttgtatactgtatacattcatttatttttgtatttaaaaaaacccaacaatatttatcaaaattataatttttgcaTTTTCTTATAtcgtattatttatgttttttaaattgtatcaaaattaaatatgtttttattcttCTCAAAGTTAAGGAATACTATTTATTTTCTAATCCCATATTATTTTcaaattttatgtatttatttgtatactgtatacattcaTTTATTGTTGTATTAAAAGCAAACAAACAACATTTATCACAATtacaatttttgtattttcttataTCGTAttaattatgtttttaaattgtatcaaaattatatatttttttattcttctcAAAGTTAAGGAAAGCTATCTATTTTCTAATCCAATATTATTTTctaattgtatgtatttatttgtatactgtatacattaatttatttttgtatttaaaaaaaacaaacaatatttatcaaaattataatttttgtattttcttatatcgtattatttatgttttttaaattgtatcaaagttaaatatgtttttattcttCTCAAAGTTAAGGAACACTATTTATTTTCTAATCCCATATTATTTTcaaattgtatgtatttatttgtatactgtatacattcttttatttttgtattaaaaacaaacaaacaacatttatcacaattatattttttgtattttcttatATCGTATTAgttatgttttttaaattgtatcaaaattatatatgtttttattcttCTCAAAGTTAAGGAACACTATTTATTTTCTAATCCAATATTATTTTgaaattgtatgtatttatttgtatactgtaaacattcatttatttttgtatttaaaaaaaaccaacaatatttatcaaaattataatttttgtattttcttattttgtattatttatgttttttttttaattgtatcaaaattatatatttttttattcttctcAAAGTTAAGGAAAACTGTTTATTTTCTAATCTAATATTATTTTcaaattgtatgtatttatttgtatactgtagacattcatttatttttgtatttaacaaaaataagacaatatttatcaaaattataatttttgtattttcttatttcgtattatttatgttttttaaattgtaacaaaattatatattttttaaatcttctcaaagtTAAGGAAAATTATTCATTTTCTAAACCAATATTAATTTcaaattgtatgtatttatttggatACTGTATacattcatttgtttttgtattaaaaaaaaagtcaatatttatcaaaattataatttttgtattttcttattttgtattattattatttttttttaaattgtatcaaaattatatttttttcagcAAGCGAATGTAttcatgttagaataattatatatacgttatcacacaactcttatgcttaaaggccgttgctatagttattatctattgtgctcttTTGTGCTTCGTGCAAGGGCACAAAACTTGTTATATTCCACGGCATATGAGGGGTGGTCTCGCCGCagatgttttctttgtcttagcccgctaacagccaaggacttcaagtacctcaacgaagataagacgacagcacgcagacgaagcagagacaagggcaTCACaaagcccccagcacattccgtcacatattgtgcgtactggagctgctttgcatgatatgtgtgaccactccttttagcggcagcctcagtgatgttaactatgGAACtcttgaataaatagaggagcgcgtggggctgtaccttagagcgtggtgggagactgtaactgagtgtgcagccccaaacgtttctcctcattgagctaaattgaactctgtctctgcgtgattccttgcttcttgtcttgtgtaataagatagtttggtgtttgaacctgacaatttattccttatttttgtTCATTAAAATGTTTCCCAACTTtatcaaaattatttattttcaaacTGTATACTTTAATTTTTGGATATATTTGTATACTATattcctaatttttttttaattggaaaaaaatatttgtcttatttttttttttattactgtttttgtattttttctttcttctaaattttgtaaaaaaaataattaaaaaaaagttttcaaaatgtgtttttctactttattttttcaaagctgtacatatttttttctttctttttttcatttCCTCTTATTACGAGAATACTGATTAATGCTTACTTGTGCTTTTGGATGTCTTTGACACCATTTTTCAAGTTTCCCAGTCGTTCAGAAGGATTATCCCTGCAAACACATTTAATTAGTGAGCTGTCGGACCAGTGAGATGAATGCAgagttaaaaagacaaaaaaaattaaaattaaaaaaaattacaaataattaataaaataaaaatcacctGCATAGCTTTTTGATTAGGTTGGCAGCATTTTTGGTAATTTTCTTTGGGAACTCGATCATGTCGATGCCTCTCAGGATGATGTTGTAGGTCTTCATTGGATCGGGGCCAGAGAAGGGAGGGCTGCGTAATGGACAAAATGTTAGCGTAATACAAGCAGACGTGTAACATTGGATGAAGAATGATGTAGAATGGAGCATGACACGGGCGATGTTTGTACCTGCCAGTTAGGAGCTCGAACATGAGGATTCCCAGCGACCAGTAGTCTGCAGAGATGTCGTGGCCTTTGTTCAGGATGATCTCTGGCGCTACGTACTCAGGAGTGCCACAGAAAGTCCACGTTTTCTTGCCAAAACCAATCTTCTTGGCGAAACCAAAGTCCACCTGATGGGAACGAAGACACTAAAGTCAGACtaagatttatttttatttttattattattatatttaacctttcttttaatttattttttttacaattttgtgttatttcattttgacctaagcattttattttttaaaaaatcgtaaAATGTAATGTgtgttttatacattttattcatttattttttgttagagttacttatctttttttttttttccatccaatCCAACTTTATTTGTAGATTACTATGGAAAAAAACAAGTGGACCATAGAGCTGTACGGAAtaatgaaaacaaattaaaggcatcgaaactaacaaaaacaacaattacaTCTAGAAAAAAAACACCTAAATAAAAAGTGATACAAAaaatttggtcaaaaaaaaacccaaaacaaaataaactacaataaaaacaaataacatgggaaaaaaaaatagtaatctaAAGGAAATGCAATACTGTTCGAGTAAGAATAAGTATAACATCAACTTGggaactttttttccccaaagttatcaaaatgattaaaataattttaaaaaattaactatAAATttgatatatttgtttatttacatcCCCTCAAAATATTGtccaaatttgtttttataatcatgtgtttttttcctcGTGGATTTTCTTTCTGAAgttgacaacatttatttttttcagtcaTTATTTATttgaccgatttttttttttcacaacgtGTCAAAATGAtgcaatttattttaaaaatatactttTGACTTGAAATATCATCATCATTGAATGATTGCTTATAGGTAGATTGAGATGATTATAATTTCgagaacaaaatttaaaaaacacctaAATAAAAAGTGATACAAAAAATTTGGTCAAAAAACccccaaaataaaataaactacaataaaaacaaataacatggacaaaaatAGTAATCTAAAGGAAATGCAATACAGTACAAGTAAGAATAAGTATAACATCAACTTGggaactttttttccccaaagttatcaaaatgattaaaataattttaaaaaattaactataaatttgatatttttgtttatttacatcCCCTCAAAATATTGtccaaatttgtttttataatcatgtgtttttttccacGTGGATTTTCTTTCTGAAGTTgacaaaatttatttttttcagtcattatttattttacctatttattttttctcacaatgtgtcaaaatgatgcaatttattttaaaaatatactttTGACTTGAAATATCATCATCATTGAATGATTGCTTCTAGGTAGATGGAGATTATtataattttgagaacaaaataaaaatattgagttTATCTTGTAACTAAATACAACAATCTAAACAAATGTAatagtataaataaataaaaataattacctTTTTACATATTACTACACACAATTGTTTGACAAAATTCACAATTATGAAATAACAGAAAAGCAAATAAggtaacaaaaatataaatattaaaatataaacaaaacaacaaaaataactaGAATGTGCGAAAGCAGCCGAACCAATAAGTATGagcggaactgaaatgcttgaatatCCTGGATGAGTGGAGttagtggatgttggaacggttcaaatcgggtgagaaatgtgcgatatggagaggtttgtatactgcccattcattttcaatgaggggaaattcctggtaattacgGGTAATTAGGAAATTTTCGGAacctggagtgtgtggatgttggaacggttcgaatcggatgagaaaagtgggatatgcagtagattgtatatttccccCTGGAAATTCTGGAACAACCGGGAATTTTGTGTTTGATATGTGGacagagtagtgtgggtggatggttgaaatgtcGAATTTGGGTAAAAATAATGGCGTACAATTGTGAgtatttagggcattgtagaactatgaatacgtccattcatttgaatgggaatttcctagaaatttgagaattttgggaaaaccgtgaattttggaaaatatagataataccacatctgtcctagatgatatgaatgggttggtgttgtaaATTTTCCAtaaagttgaaaaatgttgacctaGTAACAATTGGAATATTTCGGAAATCCTGGAAATtcaggaaaagcaggaatttgtacaaagaaaatatacatttgttGTTATCCCAACTAAGgagaatattttgaaggtggtgtggtcaaaaacagttgaaaaatatcGACTgtgaaaaatttccaggaaaaggtcaaaatagggctttggaaaacctggaattccaggatttttttttttacttggaaaatggtagtttgatggtccaaggtgattggagtgtgtggacggtggaatggttcgaatcgattgagaaatgtgggaattgtgcaagttcgaaaaatggcccattcattttcaatggtaaAAATTATCccaaaaaccgggaattcctggaattttttttgacttGGAAAATGATGgtttgatggtccaaggtgagtggagtgtgtggatggtggaacggttcaaatcggttgagaaatgtgggaattgtgcaagttcgaaaaatggcccattcattttcaatggtaaAAATGACCCGGAAAACCGAGAATTCTGCGAATTCATGGACTTTTTTTGAAAgttaaaaatggtagtttgatggtttaaggtgagtggagtgtgtggatggtggaacggttcgaatcggttgagaaatgtgggaattgtgcaatttcgaaaaatggcccattcattttcaatggtaaAAATGACCCGGAAAACCGAGAATTCTGAAAATTCCTGGACTTCTTTTGAACgttaaaaatggtagtttgatggtccaaggtgagtggagtgtgtggatggttgaacggttcgaatcggttgagaaatgtgggaattgtgcaagttcgaaaaatggcccattcattttcaatggtaaAAATGACCCCGAAAACCGGGAtttctgggaatttctggaatttttttgaacttgcaaaatggtagtttgatggtccaaggtgagtggagtgtgtggatagttgaacggttcgaatcggttgagaaatgtgggaattgtgcaagttcgaaaaatggcccattcattttcaatggtaaAAATTACcccgaaaaccgggaattctgggaattcctggaattttttgaacttgcaaaatggtagtttgatggtccaaggtgagtggagtgtgtggatggtggaacggttcaaatcggttgagaaatgtgggaattgtgcaatttcgaaaaatggcccattaattttcaatggTAAAAATGACCGGAAAACCGATAATTCTGCGAATTCCTGGAGTTTTTTTGAACgttaaaaatggtagtttgatggtccaaggtgagtggagtgtgtggatggttgaacggttcgaatcggttgagaaatgtgggaattgtgcaatttcgaaaaatggcccattcattttcaatggtaaAAAATGACCCCGAAAACCGAGAATTCTGCGAATTCCTGGACTTTTTTTGAACgttaaaaatggtagtttgatggtccaaggtgagtggagtgtgtggatggtggaatggttcgaatcggttgagaaatgtgggaactgtgcaatttcgaaaaatggcccattcattttcaatggtaaAAATGACCCAGAAACCCGGGGATTGTAGGTattcttttatatttttttggagTTCACGAATTCCAGTCAAGCCAAACATTTTGATACTTAAACGGTTCTGATCAGATAAAAACTGTGGGCTGTGGAGCACGCCAGAATTTTTGGGCGGAATATTAATAAATGGATGATTTTTAGCTGGAGAATCTAGCTACATTCACGTCAGTAGTCAGTAGAACAGGGAAGAGAGGGGCAAAAGTATCGATCTTATCCTGctagtatcgatctgataccaatacCCACCTTGGCCTCGATATTTAGATGGCCACGCCCAGCCCTGATAAGAAACACACTCAAGATGAGGTCTTACCAGTTTGGCATAGCCCCTGTGATCCAGTATAAGGTTCTCAGGTTTGAGGTCTCTGTAGATGATGCCTTTGGAATGCAGGTATGCGAAGGCCTCCACCACGCAGCCGGTATAAAACCTGGTGGTCGAGTCCTCAAAAGAGCCTCTGTAAACATGTTTAGACACGTAACTTTTTATTTTCCACTGGATAATTGAAGTGTACGGAGCACCTTTGAGCGTACCGGTCTCGAAGGATGGTCCACAGCTCTCCACCCAGGCAGGCTTCCATCAGCATGTATAGGTACTTGCTGTCCTTGAACGTTCTGTACAGTCTGCAAACAAGACACGGGGTGAGGTCCCAGGTCTCAATACGATGTTTGCAATGCCTTGATGGACTTAAGGCCCAGGTTGTGTTCTCTCAGCACATTTGTACAACCGCCAAAAACATATATCATGTACAGTGTTTCGTAGGccatggttttaaaaaaaaagctaaaaaccTGGGGGTTATTCCGGGTAGGAAGTTCAACAAACTCTGAGTCTAAACCCGAAGTCTAAGTACTGGGTTCCAGAACAGCTGATCTGAGTCAGTCCAATCAATCCTGAGGATGTTCACAACTGATTAATAGAGCGCTGATTCTACGATTAAACTTAGCAACTGGGGACTGAAAAGGCCGTCTTATTTGCATTTTGAACTAAATTCGGACGTCTATTTTctgaaataagaaaaataatatgGCATTTCAGCTCCTGTTGGCATGTTATTTTGCTTATTGTCAGTAATAAAGTTCATATATCATACTCGCATCTACTGTTTAATTTTCTGAAAACTAATCTAAAACTTTAAGAATGAGTGAGACATATTAAATATCTGAAATCAAGCTTAAAAAAATAGATGTTAGGACAGTTTAAGTTACATTCTCTTGAGAACCAGCGCCCTCTGGTGGACACTCTGCATTAGTTCCGAGGACGCTGCTGTTCTCATTAGGTATTAGGATATAGCAACATTATAtagcaacatatatatatatatatatatatatatatatatatatatatatatatatatatatatatatatatatatatatatatatatatatatatatatatatatatatatatatatatatatatatatatatatatatatatatgtcttaattagattatccaaaagatagtgctcgataccgtggtagggcgtaatatgtatgtgtgggaaaaaaatcacaagactatttcatctctacaggcctgtttcatggggggttttcctcaatcctctcctgaggattgaggaaaacccctcatgaaaccttgaagggggatttgccaacttcctgttgatttttaccCGAGGATGTTCAATTATGaaaggtaggtctaagtgagCCCTACATAgagggtttttgtttcatgtctctacgacattcctagggAGTTAGAGGCAAtttacttcctagggggcgctagagagcagttttgatttttggggttaggttttttttaataaagtgtgctgtcacacatgcggaccctaataataataaacattacaataacaataggttcctttatacaaggtacatgcggaccctaataataataaacattacaataacaataggttcctttatacaaggtacatgcggaccctaataataataaacattacaataacaataggttcctttgtaacctgtacaaaggactccctgtgggagtcctttatacagggtacatgcggaccctaataataataaacattacaataacaataggttcctttgtacagggtacatgcggaccctaataataataaacattacaataacaataggttcctttgtaacctgtacaaagtgaagtgaagtgaagtgaattacatttatatagcgctttttctcaagtgactcaaagcgctttacatagtgaaacccaatatctaagttacattcaaaccagtgtgggtggcactgggagcaggtgggtaaagtgtcttgcccaaggacacaacggcagtgactaggatggcggaggcggggatcgaacctgcaaccctcaagttgctggcacggccgctctaccaaccgagctatcccGCCACTCCCTGTGGGAATCC of Entelurus aequoreus isolate RoL-2023_Sb linkage group LG09, RoL_Eaeq_v1.1, whole genome shotgun sequence contains these proteins:
- the LOC133657056 gene encoding cGMP-dependent protein kinase 1 isoform X3, with product MDSWNTDSEDSCDWSKSSDEDFPSDEELDLKYDKLEDIRTANVIAAEAVTCLVIDRDSFKHLIGGLEDVSSKGHEDVDAKAKYEAENAFFFNLNLADFNIIDTLGVGGFGRVELVQLKSDENKTYAMKILKKRHIVDTRQQEHIRSEKLIMQEAHSDFIVRLYRTFKDSKYLYMLMEACLGGELWTILRDRGSFEDSTTRFYTGCVVEAFAYLHSKGIIYRDLKPENLILDHRGYAKLVDFGFAKKIGFGKKTWTFCGTPEYVAPEIILNKGHDISADYWSLGILMFELLTGSPPFSGPDPMKTYNIILRGIDMIEFPKKITKNAANLIKKLCRDNPSERLGNLKNGVKDIQKHKWFEGFNWEGLKKGTLTPPIIPNVTSAVDTSNFDSFPEDNEDPPPDDNSGWDVDF
- the LOC133657056 gene encoding cGMP-dependent protein kinase 1 isoform X5, whose amino-acid sequence is MKILKKRHIVDTRQQEHIRSEKLIMQEAHSDFIVRLYRTFKDSKYLYMLMEACLGGELWTILRDRGSFEDSTTRFYTGCVVEAFAYLHSKGIIYRDLKPENLILDHRGYAKLVDFGFAKKIGFGKKTWTFCGTPEYVAPEIILNKGHDISADYWSLGILMFELLTGSPPFSGPDPMKTYNIILRGIDMIEFPKKITKNAANLIKKLCRDNPSERLGNLKNGVKDIQKHKWFEGFNWEGLKKGTLTPPIIPNVTSAVDTSNFDSFPEDNEDPPPDDNSGWDVDF
- the LOC133657056 gene encoding cGMP-dependent protein kinase 1 isoform X4, which translates into the protein MASTSSDRGPGGTPSSSSAKEREDIRTANVIAAEAVTCLVIDRDSFKHLIGGLEDVSSKGHEDVDAKAKYEAENAFFFNLNLADFNIIDTLGVGGFGRVELVQLKSDENKTYAMKILKKRHIVDTRQQEHIRSEKLIMQEAHSDFIVRLYRTFKDSKYLYMLMEACLGGELWTILRDRGSFEDSTTRFYTGCVVEAFAYLHSKGIIYRDLKPENLILDHRGYAKLVDFGFAKKIGFGKKTWTFCGTPEYVAPEIILNKGHDISADYWSLGILMFELLTGSPPFSGPDPMKTYNIILRGIDMIEFPKKITKNAANLIKKLCRDNPSERLGNLKNGVKDIQKHKWFEGFNWEGLKKGTLTPPIIPNVTSAVDTSNFDSFPEDNEDPPPDDNSGWDVDF